In one window of Paraflavitalea soli DNA:
- a CDS encoding xanthine dehydrogenase family protein molybdopterin-binding subunit, which translates to MSNTHDISRRKFLQTTSVFAGGLLIPFFVPAGVKRMGLFNAPADASAIAFAPNAYLGIAKDNTIHIILAHVEMGQGIWTTLPMMIADELDCDWNKIKVGHAPPGAPYFHTAFGIQITGGSSTTWSEFDRYRQAGATARALLVTAAAQRLGVQPEDCKTGDGFVIAGNKKLSYGEVAEAAAQLPPPANVPLKPASEWKYIGKGARRLDTPEKINGQAKFGMDVQFPGLLTALVARPPVFGGKVRSFDATKTKTIPGVRQVLKVPSGVAVIADHYWAAKQGRDALKVEWDIDPALAINSQQQWADYRAMTTSKGAVAAQAGNVTAALPKAATTIDVEYTLPYLAHAPMEPLNCTVKITGDKCEIWTGTQWPGIDQANAAKILGWNPGQVEVHTVFLGGGFGRRATAPSDFVIEAVAVARASGKPVKTVWTREDDIRGGYYRPAFLHRVRIGLGTDKKPMAWHHSIVGQSILAGTPFAAGIKDGIDNASVEGVNDSPYMAHIPDHLVELHSPQNKIPVLWWRSVGHTHTAFVMETMIDELAHAAGQDPVEYRRTLLQKHPRHLSALNLAAEKAGWGTPLPAGHFRGIAVHESFGSAVAQVAEVSVDKGTVRVHRVTCAIDCGLAVNPDGVAAQMESGIIFGLTALLYGNITLEKGRVQQRNFHDYRMLRMHETPVIEVHIVPSTEKMGGAGEPGVPPVAPAVVNALFAATGKRIRNLPLQPENLAGA; encoded by the coding sequence TACCTGGGCATTGCCAAAGACAATACCATTCATATTATACTGGCCCATGTGGAAATGGGACAAGGCATCTGGACCACCCTGCCCATGATGATCGCCGATGAACTGGATTGCGACTGGAATAAGATCAAAGTAGGCCATGCCCCGCCCGGAGCGCCTTATTTCCATACTGCATTTGGTATACAAATAACCGGTGGCTCTTCCACCACCTGGTCTGAATTTGACCGTTACCGCCAGGCAGGCGCCACAGCACGGGCTTTACTGGTAACAGCCGCGGCGCAACGGCTGGGCGTTCAACCCGAAGATTGTAAAACCGGGGATGGCTTTGTGATAGCAGGCAATAAAAAGCTCAGCTATGGAGAAGTGGCCGAAGCGGCCGCCCAGCTTCCGCCACCGGCCAACGTGCCATTAAAACCGGCCAGTGAATGGAAATACATCGGTAAAGGGGCCCGGCGACTGGATACACCCGAAAAGATCAATGGGCAGGCTAAGTTTGGCATGGATGTACAATTTCCCGGATTACTCACCGCCCTGGTAGCCCGCCCGCCGGTATTTGGCGGCAAGGTTAGATCTTTCGATGCCACTAAGACGAAAACTATTCCTGGTGTAAGACAAGTATTGAAGGTACCGTCGGGCGTTGCTGTCATCGCCGATCATTACTGGGCAGCCAAACAAGGACGTGATGCACTCAAAGTAGAATGGGATATTGATCCGGCCCTGGCCATAAACAGCCAGCAACAGTGGGCTGATTATCGTGCGATGACTACCAGCAAAGGAGCTGTTGCTGCTCAGGCAGGCAATGTGACAGCAGCCTTGCCGAAAGCTGCCACCACTATTGATGTCGAATATACCCTGCCTTACCTGGCACACGCCCCCATGGAGCCCCTGAATTGTACAGTTAAGATCACCGGCGACAAATGCGAAATATGGACCGGCACCCAATGGCCGGGCATTGACCAGGCCAATGCGGCGAAAATACTGGGATGGAATCCCGGGCAGGTAGAGGTCCATACCGTATTCCTGGGTGGCGGCTTTGGCCGGCGGGCAACGGCCCCCTCCGATTTTGTAATAGAAGCAGTAGCAGTTGCCAGGGCCAGCGGCAAACCCGTTAAGACTGTCTGGACCCGTGAAGATGATATCCGCGGCGGCTATTACCGGCCGGCTTTCCTGCACCGGGTGCGCATAGGTTTGGGCACTGATAAGAAACCCATGGCCTGGCACCACAGCATTGTAGGTCAATCCATCCTCGCAGGAACGCCTTTCGCAGCAGGCATCAAAGACGGCATTGACAATGCCTCTGTGGAAGGCGTGAATGATTCTCCTTACATGGCCCATATTCCCGACCATTTGGTGGAACTGCATTCTCCACAGAATAAAATACCTGTACTGTGGTGGCGCTCCGTAGGACATACCCATACTGCTTTTGTGATGGAAACGATGATCGATGAGCTGGCGCATGCTGCCGGACAAGACCCCGTTGAATACCGGCGGACCTTGCTGCAAAAGCATCCCCGCCACCTGTCGGCATTGAACCTGGCAGCTGAAAAAGCTGGTTGGGGTACCCCATTGCCTGCGGGTCATTTCAGGGGTATAGCCGTGCATGAATCTTTTGGCAGTGCAGTAGCGCAGGTAGCTGAGGTGTCGGTAGACAAAGGAACTGTGCGCGTGCACAGGGTCACCTGTGCTATTGACTGCGGCCTCGCCGTTAATCCGGACGGAGTAGCCGCACAGATGGAAAGCGGGATCATATTCGGTCTTACAGCCCTGCTGTATGGCAATATCACCCTCGAAAAAGGGCGGGTGCAGCAACGCAACTTCCATGATTACCGCATGCTGCGCATGCATGAAACACCGGTGATAGAAGTACACATTGTACCCAGTACCGAAAAGATGGGCGGGGCCGGAGAGCCGGGTGTGCCTCCTGTTGCACCGGCGGTGGTGAATGCCTTGTTTGCCGCCACCGGTAAGC